One genomic segment of Negativicutes bacterium includes these proteins:
- the rny gene encoding ribonuclease Y, with protein MKRRCKTIIEIIITALGTCVIGAVVGYWVRKSTAEAKISSAEQEAKRVVDEAEKIGEAKKKEALLEAKEDIHKLRLELDKETKERRVELQRIERRLVQKEENLDRKIDSLEKKENSLTQKEQDLEVSQSKIQELHEKQLAELERISGLSSEEARTMLLANAQEEIKHETAMMIKELEQQAKEESDKKAREIISLAIQRCAADHVAETTVSVVALPNDEMKGRIIGREGRNIRTLETMTGIDLIIDDTPEAVILSGFDPVRREVARIALEKLITDGRIHPARIEEMVEKAQKEVDQRIKEAGEQATFETGVHGLHPEVIRLLGRLKYRTSYGQNVLKHSIEVSHLAGVMAAELGVDVMLAKRAGLLHDLGKAVDHDIEGSHAIIGADLAKKYRESAEVVNAIAAHHADEEPKTVQAVLVASADAVSAARPGARRESLESYLKRLTRLEEIAESFEGVDKSFAIQAGREVRIMVKPDRVDDITSVGLARDIVKKIEAELEYPGQIRVTVIRETRAVDYAK; from the coding sequence ATGAAAAGGAGGTGTAAGACTATAATTGAAATAATAATTACTGCCTTAGGGACTTGTGTTATTGGGGCAGTTGTAGGATATTGGGTTAGAAAAAGTACTGCTGAGGCGAAAATAAGCTCAGCAGAACAAGAAGCAAAAAGAGTGGTTGATGAAGCCGAAAAAATCGGTGAAGCAAAGAAAAAAGAAGCACTATTAGAAGCAAAAGAGGACATTCACAAGCTGCGACTTGAACTGGACAAAGAGACTAAGGAACGTAGAGTTGAATTACAACGGATTGAACGTCGATTAGTACAAAAAGAGGAAAATCTTGATCGAAAAATCGATTCCCTTGAAAAGAAAGAAAATTCTCTTACACAAAAAGAACAAGACTTGGAAGTAAGTCAAAGTAAAATTCAAGAACTACATGAAAAACAACTGGCGGAATTAGAACGAATCTCTGGATTAAGTTCAGAAGAAGCTAGAACAATGTTGTTAGCAAATGCACAAGAAGAAATAAAGCATGAAACCGCAATGATGATTAAAGAATTAGAGCAACAGGCAAAAGAAGAGTCTGATAAAAAAGCTCGTGAAATAATATCTTTAGCAATTCAACGTTGTGCTGCTGATCATGTTGCCGAAACAACAGTGTCAGTAGTTGCTTTACCTAATGATGAGATGAAGGGTCGTATTATAGGACGCGAAGGCCGTAATATTAGAACTCTTGAAACGATGACAGGAATTGATTTAATAATAGATGATACTCCAGAAGCTGTTATTTTATCAGGTTTTGATCCTGTTCGCCGTGAGGTTGCTAGAATTGCTTTAGAAAAATTGATAACTGATGGTAGAATCCATCCGGCTCGTATTGAAGAAATGGTAGAAAAAGCACAAAAAGAAGTTGATCAAAGAATCAAAGAAGCCGGTGAGCAAGCTACTTTCGAAACTGGAGTACATGGTTTACATCCAGAGGTTATTAGATTATTAGGAAGATTGAAATACAGAACCAGCTATGGTCAAAATGTATTGAAACATTCCATCGAAGTTTCACATTTAGCTGGCGTAATGGCAGCTGAATTAGGTGTTGATGTAATGTTAGCGAAAAGAGCTGGTTTATTACATGATTTAGGCAAAGCTGTCGATCATGATATAGAAGGATCTCATGCTATCATTGGTGCAGATTTAGCTAAAAAATATCGTGAGTCTGCTGAAGTTGTTAATGCAATTGCAGCTCATCATGCTGATGAAGAGCCAAAAACAGTACAAGCTGTCTTGGTAGCTTCAGCCGATGCTGTTTCTGCTGCACGCCCTGGAGCCCGTCGTGAAAGCTTAGAAAGCTATTTAAAACGTTTAACAAGATTAGAAGAAATTGCTGAATCTTTTGAAGGTGTTGATAAGTCTTTTGCGATTCAAGCTGGTAGAGAAGTTCGTATTATGGTAAAACCGGATAGAGTTGATGATATAACTTCTGTGGGTCTGGCTCGTGATATTGTTAAGAAAATAGAAGCAGAGTTAGAGTATCCTGGACAAATAAGAGTAACGGTGATACGTGAAACACGTGCTGTTGACTACGCTAAATAA